The Mangifera indica cultivar Alphonso chromosome 8, CATAS_Mindica_2.1, whole genome shotgun sequence genome has a window encoding:
- the LOC123223481 gene encoding uncharacterized protein LOC123223481 yields the protein MVVPLGPGKFYGRSLPRPRIYTDTKLNPERVDPLIPVMDPLISWANEAHWSMGGLSFKRLRLQGRIEGSVTKLRKEREKKEKLQVKPASNNSGNDDKKGGVSVTPPPAPVAVKKRRFLALSDEEGEEEVGQKLKGSYRRKLIKELDAVAGDEESAGLKTRNKGKSEIRTSPRLAKRESK from the coding sequence ATGGTTGTACCTCTGGGCCCCGGAAAGTTCTATGGTAGGAGCCTCCCACGGCCTCGTATCTACACCGACACCAAGCTCAACCCGGAACGGGTGGATCCTCTGATTCCCGTCATGGATCCCCTCATCTCATGGGCCAATGAGGCCCATTGGTCCATGGGTGGTCTCAGCTTCAAGCGCCTCCGCCTTCAAGGTCGGATTGAGGGTTCCGTCACTAAACTCCGCAAAGAGCgcgaaaagaaggaaaaattacAAGTCAAGCCTGCCTCGAATAACTCAGGTAACGATGACAAGAAAGGAGGCGTTTCTGTTACGCCTCCTCCAGCTCCTGTGGCAGTAAAGAAGAGGAGATTCCTGGCTTTGAGTGACGAAGAGGGGGAAGAAGAAGTTGGACAGAAATTGAAGGGGAGTTACAGGAGGAAGTTGATAAAAGAATTAGATGCAGTGGCGGGGGATGAGGAGTCGGCGGGACTGAAGACGAGGAATAAGGGGAAGAGTGAAATTAGAACTTCCCCAAGATTGGCTAAGCGTGAATCCAAATag